The DNA region CTCCCTCCCCCTCGTCGTTCACTTTCTGGACGATGGCCAGGTGGGATTTACCTGgcgaggagaaagagagagagagagagagagagagagagagtgagagagagagagaaagagagagagagagagagagagagagagaaagagagagaaagagtgagaaagaaagagagagagaaattatatataatttaagaATATTAACGAGGTAATTGAACCTTGGGGCAGATTAAGGAGTTGACTAAGTTACTGTTTTGTgtgactactgcaaacattagtggtagtagatgttttttttgtccttatcaacaattttcttaaaaaacaatgaacatataataaaatttctctctgtctctgtttcctgttggcatTTCTGACAGTTACTAtataaaataaaggcaaaaaaaagcccctaaataaatctttaaaaaggaaaacaattacctttaatgttaataattcTTTTCATCATGTGTGACAGTAGCTGAAtatatttggggttttttcaactgttggacaaagaaaaaaacattttaatacaaaatgtttCACTAATTTCTGACAATTCAGAGAGAAACATTGTCGGATTaatcaaaactgaaaatgagcgttagttgcagccttaatcGTACAATTATGTCGTGATGTGACTTTTATTATTACAGTCTAAAAATGATGTATTATAATTAAGTGAAATGAAGGATGTTGATAATGATATTTTATGTGCTGCTGTGTCTAAAATACACGTTAAATGTCATAATAATGACAATTTACAaaatcatgtaaataaatgatttatattttaatttatgaaaCGTTTTGTTTCTCGTAATAAAGGAAGAaaattgtgtattaaaaaagaaaaactgattgttatttattattattgcttatttaatgttttctttcttttttattgcacaaaaaagaaaaatacattatacaAGAAGAGTAATACatgcagattttgtttttttaattaagaaaagaaaacaataattaactaaatagaaatgtgcagaaggagCCATAAGGGCTTGTTGGGatatttcctttctttactaataaataaatctgtttttatttcatttgtatcATCAGAACCAATAATTTAATTCTATTAACTCATCcagatttttttattgcatcaaACTCAATGTTCAATATTGTAATATCAAACATTATAAGACATAATTGAtgttttatacagtaaaatgcacattttaaacacaatcaATAATACAGATGTAGAGCACGTGACAACAATCAGCCAAAAACTAGtgtgatttaaaacataaataaatacataaaatcaaaCCAGGATCACTAACTGTGTTTGACCACTTGGTAGCGCTATGagaaaggaaacagaaatactgcaggCTGAATTACATAACAGCTGATGATGACTGAATATTAGGAGCTAATTATGAATAAAGAGGGTTAAAGACATTAAAGCTGCTTTCATAAGCAGACACAACTCTAATTAGCATATACATTCTTACACATAaactgtttatattattattattattagtagtagtagtagtagtaatagtaatagtagtattattattattatatacagacAGCTGCTGATTGAACCAAAGGGTCAGACAAAGTTAAAGGTAAAAGAGCTTTTATATATGCTCCTGACTATATTTACTACTTATTATATTTACTATACTTACTTACATTATACTATAATATTAGATAAAATGACAGATCAGGATCAAATGTGACccattatttacatttgagagctttaaaaacaccatacacacatttctgttagctggacttttcctaaatgtgacccacagtatataaaaatggaaataaaatgcatcttttttttttgtgcagctgatacacatttttgtatatgcaaatgtacaaatttaaccccttaattaaatttaaatacaaatctaacatgttatattcttcgtattctatcaaatgttcttattattgactgatgggggaatttatgaatgtatgaattggtgtaaagactaattatgagtctgaatatgaacagtatgtaaagggttaaagctTTACTGCAGAAACTctgtgcatcatcatcatcatcatcatcatcgtcatcatccaTGTGAAGATGTAAGGGTATCTGCTGGGAGGTTATTAATGCAATTCTTGTATCAAAGCGCTTTTTTATTATCTCTTTTATTGTTGTAGGTTAATTAACCCTTAAagaggcaggagtggaaaattaGATGATGTCAGTAGGCATttcatttgcacctaagtaaacatttccacaaatcatttaaaaaatattttggatattttggattttatgatgACACGTTGCCCCATTTAAGATATAAAAAgtgtatatatgcatgtatctcctggtgcacgttgcctgttttTAGACTTATCTCAATGCCTTTTCCTTCATGATAAaccacaacaataataataataataataaacaaggAAATGTCTCAGCATCAGCATCCTGAGTCGGGCTCGGTGCCAGAGGGATGCGGGATGCTgcaggatgaggatgatgatgatggagtaggagcaggaggaggaggaagagggggggggggggcggtgcACAGATGCCATGTGCCTTTACATAACAGCAGCTGGGGCTCCGGATACAATTGGATAAGAAACCGCTGTCCACAGCAGctgcagtagcagtagcagcagcagcagcagcagcagcagcagcagcagcatccctCCGCTGTGTGCCGCATTGCCCCGAGCCTGAGAATAAcaagggggggaggaggaggtgaggggggACGCATATTTTGGGAGACTCCACCATGCAGCATGTGTGAGAGTCCTGCAGTGAATTATAAGCAGTAGgagaagtgtgtttgtgttgcagagagttagttttagtcttagttttagtgtttcaggtattaggagggAAAAgtcttgattagtagaagctgtaaaggatgaaataatgctgacactgaggtacaatgagctgtgtttgtgtttctctacTGGTACTAACCTGTTATCTCAACAAGTCAAACTCAacacaatacagtaaaaatggagaaaatgcaaagaaaactaaaactaagctgatttGATCTGctattcagtttagttttagtttgttttgcattattgttcattgtagattttatttagttttttattttattttaaaattcaattaactaaattattttttcactgctagtctTAGTTTtaattaactataataaccctgcattacacacacatccatcctGGTGACACTGACACAGGTAGCCAATATAAACAtacacttctctctctccaacacacacacacacacacacatcagggttattatagtaTTGAAAttgtcattagtttttatttttatttagtttttcagtttgctgaaaaaaggaggaaagaagtgtgtgtttattattggTTCTACCTGTGCCGTGTCaccaaggtgtgtgtgtgtgtgtgtgtgtgtgtgtgtgtgtgtgtgtgtgtgtgtgtgtgtgtgtgtgtgtgtgtgtgtgtgtgaggaaggagaggagggtgaCGCATATTTTGGGAGACTCCACCATGCATCATGTGAGTCCTGCAGTAAATCATAAGTAGAAGTAGTGGAATGGactatgagagagagagagagaaagagagagagagagagagagagagagagagagagagagaggtgtgtgtgtgtgtgtggggggggggggggaattatTGGGGTTATATTGCAGGGTTAatatattaaacaaaaacaaaaactataagTGTAAAAATGATTGAGTTaactgatgaaaataaaaactaatgaaaattcCAAAACtactataataaccctgatgTGTGagaggaaagtgtgtgtgtgtttgcttattgggtggaggtggagggaaggtgtgtgagagagtggagaggaggtggagggtgaCGCATATTTTGGGAGACTCCACCATGCAGCATGTGGGAGTCCTGCAGTGAATTataagcagaagaagaagtggagagaggaagagagaggaagagagaggaagagaaaaagagaggagaaggaaagaagtgtgtgtttgtttattttctctacCTGTACCGGTGTCACCATaggggggtggaggtggaggtggagaggggggtgtgatggatggatgggtaggTGGGGGTGGATCAGGGGGGCGGAGCTGCTCGGACATGAGTAAATGACGTCAGCTCCCAGGTCGCCGAGCAGtgaaacaaacatggcgacAGAATGGAGCGGGCAGCAGGGTTATATTCTCACCGTCATTATCTGCCTGTGGAGCTCCGTCGGAGGCCGGACGGAGACCGCCGGTTCGAGCCCCGGTGGCACCGGCACCGGCACCACCGGCACCGGCGGCAGCAGCACCGGCAGCGGCAGCCAGGTGCTCGGCATGCGCCTGGAGAGGAGCGACAAGCCGGCCTCCACCAATGACGATGGTGTCCTCCAGGTGACTGAGGAGAGCTCCGTGCAGCTGCGCTTCTACGGGCTGCAGCTCCACTCCGGTGCCTGGACGCAGATTCGGTTCACGGAGCTGAATGACGGTAATGGTGGTGAGGATGGGGATGAAGAGGAGGTGTtcggggaggaggaggggatggtGGCTGCGCGGAGCGGCAGTGGCATAGGCATAGGCATGGGAATGGGACAGATGGACGCACTGGATAGGACTTGTGCAGATTTCACTAAGGACATAAACGTCGGGACCTTTATGAACGTGAGCAGCCGTGGGACGTCCGGGGTCCTCACGGTGCACATTAAACCCCTGCGTAAAAGCGAGCTGCGGAAGGAGTACGCGCTGTGCACCCCGAGCCCGGACGGCAGCAGGTGGGTGCAGCTGGGTGACACCGATGGCAAGATGCtggtggtggaggagaagaagTCTCTGATGCCCATGTGGTTCCAGGTGATCTTCATCTGCTGCCTGCTGGTGCTGTCAGGTATGTTCAGCGGGTTGAATTTGGGCTTGATGGCGCTGGATCCGATGGAGCTGCGCATCGTGGAGAGCTGTGGCACcgagaaggagaagaaatacGCACGAAAGATTGAGCCAATCCGCAGCAAAGGCAACTACCTGCTGTGCTCCCTGCTGCTCGGCAACGTCCTGGTGAACACAACCCTCACCATACTCCTGGATGACCTCATTGGGTCAGGTTTGGGTGCAGTGGTGGCCTCCACTATTGGGATTGTCATATTTGGTGAGATCGTCCCTCAGGCGTTGTGCTCTCGCCACGGTTTGGCAGTGGGAGCCAACACCATCACCGTGACCAAGTTCTTCATGTTCCTCACCTTCCCGTTGTCATTCCCGGTGAGCAAACTGCTGGATGTTCTTCTGGGGCAGGAGATCGGCACCGTGTACAACCGGGAGAAGCTGGTGGAGATGCTGAAGGTGACGGAGCCTTACAATGACCTGGTGAAAGAGGAGATGAACATGATCCAGGGAGCGTTGGAGCTGAGGACCAAGACGGTGGAGGGAGTGATGACGCCGTTGGGGAACTGCTTCATGATCCAGGCCGACGCCGTGCTGGACTTCAACACCATGTCTGAGATCATGGAGAGCGGCTACACGAGGATACCGGTGTACGACGACGAGAGGTCCAACATCGTGGACATCCTGTACGTGAAGGATCTGGCCTTCGTGGATCCGGACGACTCCACCACCCTGAAGACCATCACCAAGTTCTACAATCACCCGGTGCACTTTGTGTTTCACGACACCAAACTCGACGCCATGCTGGAGGAGTTcaagaaaggtgtgtgtgtgtgtgtgtgtgtgtgtgcagtgattCATCGATTATAGTTGTCGATTATTATATTAATCAGCAGCTATATTAACACATTTCTCTGTTACAGCTTCTTAAATCTGAATATATCTGCTTCCTTCAGTCCTCTGTGATGGTGCTTCTCACATTTTTCCACGTTAAAgaccctaaactgacacaaaatagACCCCAAACCCTCATCTGATAAGATTTTAGATGTTTAATATAAGagaagatattcctttattagtcccacagtggggaaatttacagtattacagcagcaaaaatagaaagagcatcaataaaaagaataaagaacataaaataataagtacacaagcaataaaaaggCAATACTAGTAAAAACatatagtaaaataatagtaacattatgcaCAAGAGTCTTTATATTGTAGTGGTGTTGAATGATAATAaacctgagtttgatattgttatcCCACAGATTtaaaagcttcttaaatgtgaatattttctgcttccTTCAGTCCTCTGTGATGGTGCTTCTCAAATTTTTCCACATTAAAGACTCTAAACTGACACACATTATTCCCCAAACCCTCATCTGATTTAAAGGTTTCAGATTATAGATGTTTTAAGATAAGAAAAGagaagatattcctttattaatccTAGAAGgtagaaatgtacagtattgcagttagagcctgactgatactggatatTTGGGGCTGATATCGATATTAAGCAGTAAAACAACTCTGATATTTATATGTCAGCtgatataaagaatataaacataaacatacatgttttgcaatgatcctttaaatgtaattatcatAAACTTGTGACAAAGTAATGAaggtatgatattttatagtCTGACAATCTGCTTTATTTTGCACTGAAACGGTTAAACtacttaataaataaaaataactaacTCCAACTaactaaacaataaaacatctacatatatatttaacttgaatGAACCCTCCTCCAGTGTTCAAAtcaaatctgacccatttttaactttcatACATCCTAAATATCACGTTTTTCATCAGATTGCCTCGAGGCCTCATGATATATAagcatttgaacattttagatTACATCATCCACTGAATTCTGAGCGGTTTAGTGAACATTGTTGTcaccataggaaatgaatgagTAAGACTGTAATGTGTTCAttcagaaggaggaaaacatcacacacacacacacacacacacacacacacacacacacacacacacacacacacacacacacacacacacacacacacacacacacacacacacacacacacaacatctacTTAAATAAGAGGGGAGCAACAAAcactgagggttagggttaagaaaaaggttcaaatatacattaaatgctgccttatataactttaaaacataTCTGCACATATCATACAACATATACGgtaatactgatatatctgtgatatcTGCTGACTTTAATTGCAGCAGCAAGCAGACagtaaaaaaatagaaagagcatcaattaaaagaataatgaacaataaataaaatataaaagacaataggagtaaaaaaatatagtaacattatgtacaagagtaatattggtgttttatatatattattgcacagattttcagaagtgaaaaaatatatatatttataatagaaagtgtatgaaacccattGCCAAAACAGTTATATTCTATCATTATGTCACTTATGAATGAAACTACAGTAAAAATAGATCATCAATTATTCCCATTTTTACTTGGGACCCCCTTGAAACCCCCTAAAGACCCCTGACGGTCCCTgaaccccactttgagaacctctgctgtatgacagtaaactgaatatatttgagttgtgGACCAAATGAGACATTTCAAAGCGTCTTTTAAAGgtttttggaaacatttttcaccattttctgccatttaaaaaaccaaactaatcgattaatgtagaaaataatcaacattttaactgataatgaaaaataatcattagtttgtATCATAAATGATTCATCTCGTCCTCGCTGAGCTGAAACTTGCAGTGAAACCAGCTGctgtcctgtttgtttgtttatttctctgcatcctcacacacacacaaacacttcctgtctgcacccctcctcctcctcctcctcttcctcctcctcttcctctcctcctcctccctccctctttcccagCATCCTCTCGGTCTGTATTGATCAGCGACATTGACGAGTGGAACAACCTGCAGCCTACATTTAAGCAcgcacaagaaaaaaacaagcgaGCAGCGACACAAATGTGATGCAGCCAAACGTCGCATTTAAGCTCATTTCTGcctcagttgtttttttaatgaaccaagcttaaaaaaaaaaaaggtgcaaattTCAGCTTCAGCAGCATCGACACACTTGatctgctgcatgtgtgtgctctTATCAATTATATAacctaataataatactaataataagaGTAATAATCTATAAAAAGCtctttttctttgcttcatCTTCAAATTTCTGAGTCTATTATTGATTTACAGCTGCAGTGATTAATCAATTTATCAGTTAGTTGATTGAAAGAGTtaatttaagttgttttttaaagcatacaTGCAAAATATTCCTTGTTCCTGCACcttcaaatgtgaggattttctaGTTTTTCAAGGTTGCAACttcacaataatgaaaataatgattatttgcAGTCTCATATTAATGCTGACTCGACACAAACTCTGCAGTTCACAGTTTACAGCAGCTGTTAGATTCACACTGCAGAGTATCAGAGGTTTATTTATTGATGCTCACTCAGGACCGGATCAATCTGCTCAGAGTCTCTGGGTAAAATGCAGACTGTGGGCTTTAGTTCAGCCTCTTCACCACATTTTTATTAAGTTATATTAGTTTAAATTaagctgcaactaattattacTTTCATTATAGATTACTGTGGTGATTGTCTCCTTCATTAATTGTTTAGTCCATAAAATTACATTCATCATTTCCCATGGTAACATCTtcagtttgcttgttttgtgcAACTAATAATCTAAAATCAGAAATATACATTAAGATATCATATTTCCTGTCAtatatgagaaagaaaaacagacaactgATCTATTTGTGAAGCTGCAACCAAAgaacatttatcatttttgctGGAAAAATACATAGACAGTGAAACATGTCGATTTATTGTTGCTGCAGGAGATTAAATGTGAGTTTATTTTAGATTCTGcaccataaaaacatgaaacaacagaTAAGTTCACATTAAAATGAGCAAATATGAATCACAGCTTGTTCgcttatgtttgtttgtttattttatgtttatatttactttCAGCGTTACTCATTGAACCATGCTGTGTATCAGTGAGGTTCAACTAATATCTCTGatgcattttatacattttattactgtcttcttcttcttcttcttcttcttcttcttcttcttcttcttcttcttcttcttcttcttcttcttcttcttcttcttctcggCCTTTTTCACCCTTTCCAGCCTCCAGTAGATCAGTGACTGCTGTGAAATCTTTCATCAGTCACCTGTAggaatgtaaatgttatttttattgttaattaatctgccaaatatatttttcaatcaatcaattagtcATTATGTTCATAAAATGTGCTCGTTATAATTTCCCACGTCTTCAgataaaacttgtttttgtcCGATCAACATTCAAAAACTCAGAATAAGAGCAGGAAATACTCACATTTGGGAAGCTGGACTCTAtaaatgtttactgtttttgAAGCTCTTACTCTTCTTCACAGCCTGAACACAGCTGGGTTTCATTTAGTGTCAGTTAACTCatgagaaagacaaaaaaatatcatCATCAGGAGTGTTTGACctctgtgaaaacacaaaataaaaataaaataaaaacttgcaTAAAACACATCTGCATCACAGGAAACATTACACTTCATTATGTTGCATTTTATGCATTAGTGTTTAATAATCCAGCTGCAAATCATCTTCAGTCTGAGAGCAGAAATTAATGAGTGAAATCAGCTGCTGGAGAGTTTGATGGATGAAAATCTGCACGTTCAGGAAAGTATCAGAGCTGATATCGACTCTTTGAGCAGAATGATGAGATCATAACAGCATCATACCTGCGCTGGATTAAAGCtcattatgatgatgatgatgatgatgaataaatgtTGTGATAATGCTATTCTAAGATGTTTAATtccttttctattcattcataGTCAAGCTGAAATAGAGCAGGAATAGTTCATTTATTAGCTGGTCAAGACATAATTCATCTGCTGCTATTATgatcatttttagttttttaaatgttagtttatttatttattcgaACAcgtataaaacaacaaacaaaataataagcATTCAATGTTGGAAAAGGGTCCTGTCCAATAACC from Scomber scombrus chromosome 15, fScoSco1.1, whole genome shotgun sequence includes:
- the LOC133995185 gene encoding metal transporter CNNM4, whose product is MTSAPRSPSSETNMATEWSGQQGYILTVIICLWSSVGGRTETAGSSPGGTGTGTTGTGGSSTGSGSQVLGMRLERSDKPASTNDDGVLQVTEESSVQLRFYGLQLHSGAWTQIRFTELNDGNGGEDGDEEEVFGEEEGMVAARSGSGIGIGMGMGQMDALDRTCADFTKDINVGTFMNVSSRGTSGVLTVHIKPLRKSELRKEYALCTPSPDGSRWVQLGDTDGKMLVVEEKKSLMPMWFQVIFICCLLVLSGMFSGLNLGLMALDPMELRIVESCGTEKEKKYARKIEPIRSKGNYLLCSLLLGNVLVNTTLTILLDDLIGSGLGAVVASTIGIVIFGEIVPQALCSRHGLAVGANTITVTKFFMFLTFPLSFPVSKLLDVLLGQEIGTVYNREKLVEMLKVTEPYNDLVKEEMNMIQGALELRTKTVEGVMTPLGNCFMIQADAVLDFNTMSEIMESGYTRIPVYDDERSNIVDILYVKDLAFVDPDDSTTLKTITKFYNHPVHFVFHDTKLDAMLEEFKKGKSHLAIVQKVNDEGEGDPFYEVLGLVTLEDVIEEIIKSEILDESDLYTDNRNRKKVDPNKCKRDFSAFKHDADSKVKISPQLMLAAHRFLATEVSLFSPFQITEKVLLRILRHPDVIQEVKFNDNDKRSQQHFLYQRGKPVDYFILILQGRVEVEAGNENMKFETGPFSYYGVMALSTPTLEFRSPSHGGNLNRSASLSCTERAPESVGSVGGSNSQIPGTPFQYTPDFCVRALTDMQFVKITRSQYQNGLLASRLDSTPQSPDGSHTRLDMPSSLPPVTPPGTRTPLPLATPPARHPTFKNQPTLPGSRPALTQTASSSSSSRRPSQSLPQASPPLPSNHTSRSQTPPTSLSTAACASNPHPTLSSSFSSKSQQSSPSAGSEKGSGETTNLLSEQQNCVGPRRPSHTQAYTHPHPHPHVQTISHAHTESTI